One genomic segment of Scophthalmus maximus strain ysfricsl-2021 chromosome 3, ASM2237912v1, whole genome shotgun sequence includes these proteins:
- the LOC118317411 gene encoding D(4) dopamine receptor-like, translated as MDTPALGNGTSARSDPRADASFLLFNCAVLTLTLVLGLPGNLWVCWVVLRTKSLQTCNNALLVSLAASDLLKCSVDTPLLLFSFLRYGQRGPVSVSVSVCVCSLQQFTYALCSCVQLLTLVGISAERFQAIAHPFRTEGRRARVRVWILSIWACGLALAAVSLSLSEKALLYMLCRPHTAGPDGERAQHSDPFGPYVLVPVWGLCITLIVVHYLRIFRVVRQHRKKVFNRGVQLRPTVSGDAWAWVGVPAPSAPGTRSPLPPPPPPRRAVLLVAEAPCASAGIRGAPGRPPEIVGAVCLMTPGARERGKKQMEGKVAQRFGYIIIAFTLFWAPMVVLLLVNVISPRQDRNKLLMELETSAMVLTCMQAAVDPLLYTLVTRQFRSELRKILSSVPGCPLKQRA; from the exons ATGGACACTCCCGCTCTCGGCAACGGGACGAGCGCGCGCAGCGACCCCCGCGCGGACGCGTCCTTCCTCCTGTTCAACTGCGCAGTCTTGACCTTGACCCTGGTCCTGGGCCTGCCGGGGAACCTGTGGGTGTGCTGGGTGGTGCTCCGGACCAAGAGCCTGCAGACGTGCAACAACGCGCTGCTGGTCAGCCTGGCCGCCAGCGACCTGCTCAAGTGCTCCGTGGACACGccgctgctgctcttctccttcctgcGCTACGGGCAGCGCGGCCcggtgtccgtgtccgtgtccgtgtgcgtgtgcagccTGCAGCAGTTCACCTACGCGCTGTGCAGCTGCGTGCAGCTGCTCACGCTGGTCGGCATCAGCGCGGAGCGCTTCCAGGCCATCGCCCACCCGTTCCGAACCGAGGGGAGGAGGGCGCGGGTGCGCGTCTGGATCCTGTCCATCTGGGCGTGCGGCCTCGCCCTGGCCGCCGTCTCCCTGAGCCTCTCCGAGAAGGCGCTGCTGTACATGCTCTGTCGGCCGCACACCGCGGGGCCCGACGGGGAGCGGGCCCAGCACTCGGATCCATTCGGACCCTACGTGCTGGTGCCGGTGTGGGGACTGTGCATCACCCTGATCGTCGTCCACTACTTGCGGATCTTCAGAGTTGTGAGGCAGCACCGAAAGAAAGTGTTCAACCGGGGGGTCCAGCTGAGGCCGACGGTGTCGGGCGACGCGTGGGCCTGGGTCGGTGTCCCTGCGCCATCGGCGCCGGGGACCCGCAGTCCTCTGCCGCCACCACCGCCCCCCCGCCGAGCGGTGCTCCTGGTGGCCGAGGCCCCCTGTGCGTCCGCTGGCATCAGAGGGGCCCCGGGGAGACCCCCGGAGATAGTTGGGGCAGTGTGCCTCATGACACCCGGGGCCAGGGAGCGGGGGAAGAAACAGATGGAGGGGAAAGTGGCTCAGCGTTTTGGGTACATCATCATTGCGTTCACGCTCTTCTGGGCGCCCATGGTGGTTCTTCTGCTGGTGAATGTCATCTCTCCTAGGCAGGACAGGAACAAA ctgctgatggagctggagaCGTCCGCCATGGTGCTGACGTGTATGCAGGCTGCGGTGGATCCTCTCCTCTACACTTTAGTCACCAGACAGTTTCGCTCTGAACTCCGCAAGATCCTGTCCTCCGTCCCAGGATGTCCACTGAAACAGAGAGCCTGA